The stretch of DNA GTGCTGCGGGACATGCGTCAAGCTGCTCACGCACAATGTAAGGGTACAGAAGCAGGGCTGGCGCAGGTGGCTGTGGATGCTGCTCGCCGCATGGCTGCCCAGCGGGCTGTACATTCGCGCCGCCGTGGCCTGGAGCGCCCATCCGGCGCTGCTGCTGCTTGCCGCTGCCGTGTATGCGGCGGTGGCGGCTGCCGGGCTGCGCACAAGGCTGGCCTTGCGCGGCACGTTCCTTGGCGACGTTCGCGAGGATTTCAAGCAGAGGATGAAGATAGCGGGACTTCTGCTGAGAGGCGTCATCGATAAGCCGCGGCCGACCCGGCATAAGCCCTGGATCTTCCGTAAATCCCGGCCGCTGCTGCGCTCTAATTCTCCCGAAAACCGGCTGGCCGGCGCTTCCATTAAGGCGTTTATACGAAATTCGGGACATCTTAAACTGTATCTTCAGTTTTCCGGGGTGGGTGCCGTGGCGGTTCTGATGGTACCGGGAATGCTGAAATGGGCTGTCTGTATTGTGCTGGTCTTCTTGATGGCCTCCTGGCTGGTTTCTTACTGGAAAATTTTCGCGGGTGAGGAATTTATCGCGCTGCTCCCGTTCAGCAAAGGCCGGAAAGCGGACGCGGGGAGCCTGGCGGTTCCGATTCTTCTGCTTCCTTTTTCCATATTGTGTGCGGCAGTCGTCTCAGTGCCGCTGTACGGCTGGTGGGGGCTTGCGGTATTCTTACCCGCCGGCGCAGTGATCGGCATTATGGCTGCCAGAGTGTTTACAGCTCTTCGCCTGGCTCGATAAATACGCATAGAATCGAAAACCAGCGTGAACGCAGAGGGACTCTTCGTTCGCGCTGGTTTTGATTTACGGTAAATGGTGTTTCATTTTTCGTTTGATGGGGTAAGTGAAATTGCTCTCAAAAATTAGGAGAACCACCTTCAGGCTTCCTGCTGCGCGGCATGCATTCCGGCTGTATACCCTGTTGAGAAAGCCGCGGTAATATTATACCCGCCCGTATATCCGTGTATATCCAGAATTTCACCGCAGAAATACAGACCCGTCATCAGCTTGGACTGCATGGTTCCGGGATCGATTTCCTTTAAATGGACGCCGCCCCCTGTAACAAAGGCTTCCTCCAGCGGACGGGTACCGTGGACAAGAATCGGCATGCGCTTCAACAGGGAAGCAAGCGCCGCCTGGGCGCTTTTGGAGAGATGGGGGCCCGTAAGGTCGCCGTCGATTCCCGCTTTGGACAGCAAGAGCGGAATGAGCCGTTCCGGCAGCAGCCCTTTCAGCGCGTTGCGGATCGCCTTTTTCGGCTCTGCCTCCAGCTTGTCGCGCAGCTTCGCTTCCAACTCGTGCAGCCGCGAATCGGGGAATAGATCAATCGACATCTCCACGGACTCCTTTCCTGTCTTGCGCTGCACCTGCCGCAGAAACTGGCTGCAGCGCAGCGCAATCGGACCGGACAGCCCGAAATGGGTGAAGATCATATCCCCCCTGTGAGAGATCAGTTGTTTGCCCTTTTCATTCCAGACGGAGAGCGATACGTCGCGCAGGGAAAGCCCTTGCAGTTCTCCGGACCTGATCCAGTTCTCGCGTGATACAATCGGCACTTCCGTCGGGTACAGCTCCGTAATGGTATGCCCCGCAGCCTCCGCCCAGAAATAACCGTCGCCGGTAGAACCGGTATGCGGAACCGATTTGCCTCCGGTCGCGATAACGACCGCCCAGGCCGTCAGCTTCTTGCCGGAAGCGAGCAGAATGCCTTGGACGCGGTCTGGTCCATATAGTATTTCGCGGACGGGACTGTCCGTCATGATCTGAACGCCGAGATCTTTTACTTTGCTGACGAGAGCAGAGACGACGCTTGCGGCTTTGTCGGAAACGGGAAACATTCGGCCGTTATCTTCTTCCTTTAATCTGATTCCCAAATCTTCAAAAAAAGCGACTATGGAACGGTTATCGAAATGGCGAAGAGCGCTGTGCAAAAATCGTCCATTGCCCGGAATATGGGCGATCAGCTCAGCGGTATCCTTCATATTGGTTACATTGCATCGGCCTCCGCCGGAGATGCCCAGCTTGCGGCCAAGCTTGGTCCCCTTGTCAATCAACAGCACGGAGGCTCCGTGCTCGGCTGCGGCTACACTCGCCATAAGACCGGAAGGTCCGCCGCCGATGACGATGATATCATATTCACTCATGAAATGGCTCCTTTAGCAAATTGCGGTGCTGCGGGTAATCTAGGGTCATCATACCATTACCGCCCCGGGCGGGGCCAGTCCCGCTCTTCTTTGACCTTCCTTATTGTAAGTAAACAGGGTATGCTTAATTCTAAGCTTACAGATCAATTTACCGAGTCGGACGGTGATCACAATTACAACTGCGGTGAAAGATATTTTATTGCAAATGGCCGCTGCTTCCTCATTTTTATTGCTGTTTCAGTGGAGACTGAATCAAAGCCATATCACGCGCAGAAATCTTCGGTGTTCGGATGATTATGCCTTTCTTGCGATAGCCTGCGCGCTGAGTCTTGTTCTTTGCTCTCTGCTGTCCGGCAATCTGTTCGGGATTATCCATTTCAACTGGGGAATACTGCCCGCATTTATCGGTATGTTATATGGAAGCTTCCGTTCCCGCGCCTTGCTTGCCGTAATGCTGCCGGTATGCACTTATGTATTCTCCTATCCGGTCACGCAAAGCCATGTGCTGCTTGATTCCGGCATATTAATGTATCCGCTGCTATTCGGCATGGCCAATAGATTCAAGCTTGGAACCGTCGTTGAAAAGATTGCCATGCTCTGGATCGTACTGGCTCCGTCCATGTTATTTATAGCGCTTACATCGTTGTTTGACGGGAATGATTTCTCCAGATTGCAGGATGAAAAAAATGCGCTTATCCTCTGCATGCTGTTTTTAAACCCCTTGTTCGGCGGTGCATTGATTTATATGCTTGAATCGGCTTGGGACAAGCGCGAGATTGAGGAGTTCATCGCCAATATGTCGGAGAAATTCAGACGGGAAATAGACGATCTTCAGCAGATTACCGATATGGTCCCGTTAAGCATCATTTCCGTTGATGATAACTGCAGGATCACCAGTATTAACGAAACATCGATGAAAAAGTTGGAAATTGAGATCCCGCATATAACGAGGACCGATGTTCTAAACTGTACACTATTCGACCTGGTGCATCAGTTGAAGCTGAACGATAATCAGGATTTGGATCACTTGCTGGACAGCATTATCCTTAAGCAAAGGTTTATGGGAAAAGTTACTTGTCTCGGGAAAGTTCTGTATGTTCTGGCCGCCCCTCTGGTTCCGAAGGAGCAGGGACAGCAAGCGGGAATGGTTCTGATCATCCAGGATATGACGGAGGAAGAGAATATCCGAAGCGAGCTGGGTCATGTCGAGCGGTTGACGCTGGTAGGCCAGATGGCGGCGGGAATTACCCATGAGATCCGCAATCCGATGGCGGTGGTGCGTGGCTTCCTGCAGCTGATGAGAGAAAAGAGTCCTTCGGACATGGAGTCCTATTACCGGATTGTCATGGATGAGCTGGATCGGGCCAACAGCATTATTAACGACTTTTTGTCGCTAGCGCAGAGCGGGCTCTCCAGTAAGGAGGACAGTAATCTCCACGATGTGATTGAAGAACTGGCTCCGCTGCTGTGGGCGGACGCAAATCTTCGCGGGCAAAGCGTCGAGCTCAGGCTGTGCGACAAGCTGCCCGTATTGCGGCTCAATATTAAAGAAATCAAGCAGCTTGTTCTGAACCTCGGGCGCAATGCGATGGAAGCGATGGAGCCGAAGGGAGTGCTTACGCTGGAGACCCGCTGTGTCTCCGAAAAGGTAGAGCTGCTGGTGAAGGATACGGGAAGCGGAATGTCGGATATAGAGTTGGAAAAGTTGTTTGTACCATTTTTTACCACGAAGGAACAGGGAACCGGGCTGGGCCTCCCGCTCTGTCTCAGTATCGTCGAACGGCATGGCGGCTCGATTGCCGTCGATTCCCACCAGGGAGCAGGAACCGTATTTACCGTCTCCTTTCCATATGAGAAGCAGGAGAAAGAAGCGATCGTCTGTTAAAGATTTCAATGCTGGCAGCGGCTTGCTTTCATCGAGTTGGAATGTATAATAAAGTTAGTAAGTTTCACTATTAAGTTATCTAACAACCTAGGTGAAAAGGAGAGTGTTGAACCATGTCCATGTCTTTTGATCAGTATATGAGGGATTCGATTCAACCGATGCGCGACGATCTGACCAGTATCGGCTTCACGGAGCTGAAAACTCCGGAGGAAGTAGAGGCCGCGCTGCCTTCCGCCAAGGGAACCTCGCTCGTTGTTGTCAACTCCGTGTGCGGGTGTGCCGCCGGCCAATGCCGCCCAGGCGTTGCCCAGGCGCTGCAGAACGACGCCCTGCCGGATCATTTATTCACAGTCTTTGCCGGCCAGGAAAAGGAAGCGACTGCCAAAGCACGCGAGTATTTCGCTCCTTACCCGCCTTCTTCGCCTTCGATCGCCCTGATGAAGGATGGGGAGCTGGTGCACTTTATCGAGCGCCAAGGCGTAGAGAACCGTTCGGCTGCGGA from Paenibacillus sophorae encodes:
- a CDS encoding ABC transporter permease, whose amino-acid sequence is MSNLDETRGGYGIRTPGSLLRRRLGHHWKEQWSIIRTAADWTVLLYILIPGGLLGGRFYYGFWNEPLPAWVTMLPYAVLPALLAFLMQGGMLLLLHEGDLLFLRQRKKWIGTVMLGGILYSLLVTALKITAGFLLLLPFLVRGYGLSGTDAGALLFLSLCCGTCVKLLTHNVRVQKQGWRRWLWMLLAAWLPSGLYIRAAVAWSAHPALLLLAAAVYAAVAAAGLRTRLALRGTFLGDVREDFKQRMKIAGLLLRGVIDKPRPTRHKPWIFRKSRPLLRSNSPENRLAGASIKAFIRNSGHLKLYLQFSGVGAVAVLMVPGMLKWAVCIVLVFLMASWLVSYWKIFAGEEFIALLPFSKGRKADAGSLAVPILLLPFSILCAAVVSVPLYGWWGLAVFLPAGAVIGIMAARVFTALRLAR
- a CDS encoding NAD(P)/FAD-dependent oxidoreductase, whose translation is MSEYDIIVIGGGPSGLMASVAAAEHGASVLLIDKGTKLGRKLGISGGGRCNVTNMKDTAELIAHIPGNGRFLHSALRHFDNRSIVAFFEDLGIRLKEEDNGRMFPVSDKAASVVSALVSKVKDLGVQIMTDSPVREILYGPDRVQGILLASGKKLTAWAVVIATGGKSVPHTGSTGDGYFWAEAAGHTITELYPTEVPIVSRENWIRSGELQGLSLRDVSLSVWNEKGKQLISHRGDMIFTHFGLSGPIALRCSQFLRQVQRKTGKESVEMSIDLFPDSRLHELEAKLRDKLEAEPKKAIRNALKGLLPERLIPLLLSKAGIDGDLTGPHLSKSAQAALASLLKRMPILVHGTRPLEEAFVTGGGVHLKEIDPGTMQSKLMTGLYFCGEILDIHGYTGGYNITAAFSTGYTAGMHAAQQEA
- a CDS encoding ATP-binding protein yields the protein MKDILLQMAAASSFLLLFQWRLNQSHITRRNLRCSDDYAFLAIACALSLVLCSLLSGNLFGIIHFNWGILPAFIGMLYGSFRSRALLAVMLPVCTYVFSYPVTQSHVLLDSGILMYPLLFGMANRFKLGTVVEKIAMLWIVLAPSMLFIALTSLFDGNDFSRLQDEKNALILCMLFLNPLFGGALIYMLESAWDKREIEEFIANMSEKFRREIDDLQQITDMVPLSIISVDDNCRITSINETSMKKLEIEIPHITRTDVLNCTLFDLVHQLKLNDNQDLDHLLDSIILKQRFMGKVTCLGKVLYVLAAPLVPKEQGQQAGMVLIIQDMTEEENIRSELGHVERLTLVGQMAAGITHEIRNPMAVVRGFLQLMREKSPSDMESYYRIVMDELDRANSIINDFLSLAQSGLSSKEDSNLHDVIEELAPLLWADANLRGQSVELRLCDKLPVLRLNIKEIKQLVLNLGRNAMEAMEPKGVLTLETRCVSEKVELLVKDTGSGMSDIELEKLFVPFFTTKEQGTGLGLPLCLSIVERHGGSIAVDSHQGAGTVFTVSFPYEKQEKEAIVC
- a CDS encoding BrxA/BrxB family bacilliredoxin, whose protein sequence is MSMSFDQYMRDSIQPMRDDLTSIGFTELKTPEEVEAALPSAKGTSLVVVNSVCGCAAGQCRPGVAQALQNDALPDHLFTVFAGQEKEATAKAREYFAPYPPSSPSIALMKDGELVHFIERQGVENRSAAEIADELKDIFDRYCK